One segment of Megachile rotundata isolate GNS110a chromosome 6, iyMegRotu1, whole genome shotgun sequence DNA contains the following:
- the Iml1 gene encoding GATOR complex protein Iml1 isoform X3: protein MKLFKLIVHQKTFSEEDLIINPKDHPGIKTGDVVEIYHPEVEFSRLLLQVTSFKEDLQGRETISVENNVATMFQLRTFGDVYMNVVNPDDVALDSVELTFKDQYLGRSEMWRLKNSLVNTCVYMNKKIEFCGGSIRCQVYEMWSQGDRVACGVITNDTKVVFRSSTSMVYLFIQMSSEMWDFDIHGDLYFEKAVNGFLADLFQKWKKNGSNHEVTIVLFSRTFHNATSLDEFPNHMRECLQHDYRGRFYEDFYRVVVQNERFEDWSNVLVQLRKLFTDYQKIVLEYHQKPGITIPKAVNSTAAQGNFLEVLNMSLNVFEKHYLDRSFDRTGQLSVVITPGVGVFEVDRELTNVTKQRIIDNGVGSDLVCVGEQPLHAVPLLKFHNKDTSINAPDDYSMPHWINLSFYSTNKKIPYSTFIPRIKLPQRVSKQPVENGKLQCKNKLLQEDPRECLHNTLFDYDAYDAQVFQLPSVHTSSSLQRVTTRTKKTSVASMETYNTAHILKLKRKMSDPDIHHPPPESHSPPATTRSAAISIPHRTDDIVTSESNGEINESRTSVKSDLTDSEISPPFRPVVGSAGSPTNAISQPSSIRPSRALINPFDPSHVTIKLTSNRRRWTHIFPKGPTGVLIQQHHYQAVPTQMCSGSHSDATSTLSGSPMEHNDISNSNQFQDHTKGKSQRLNLSLSSGDKSGHPVSSTGNKSLTLLWGATGEQEWTPALTTAIIGVDWKSLTIPACLPITTDYFPDKRSLQNDYVVSDYNLLPDDVNTDFAQQRAIYKKPLTTAEVFKELVSQRLAQGFQLIILPQNNRNQSNTPGSNAIPAISSVMRGRQTESEPKEEYLLSIGRIFHKISLFDNCITVTRYRPRHPYPPFNIHYLYRFHAPHHDTYEVSWVSFTTEKLENYNWNYLDHYICTRGHTDFALVEALKYWRFRVFLLPLHNSATRKFLEGSTRCDIYTPLTTSEQVSFMDGFLRFIELWPNKIRRPNPSKNWNPSTLGGVPQRDPASHLTRRRHSTSLIFLTNQERHVVNTAATARTCLDTPRHVPNRSGSKVMDRGRVSPASEAVLPLALEQQQDHFDSNEDNANMELTKLKNTAPNNEILEAMKHPQTGVGFLTHHPSLPSQTFVSADAVQWLNNHIEGGVTVEGAINIMNGMIQDKLICHASGDFSKPFILGFYLYHIVQDKENQRGDYFSPLGDLQSFENEWVEVEIKAPKGWCEPTSSGTFSSVSSPMTIPSCDTIDESNVPSFLKDDLDLINCEDDRDWQAPSYKHTHLDIDINNRSDRIEWGHLRYQSIYKVDHSYELVVQWVASSGSIVADLIFVWQRKAQMCGIQMVPIPSDLLALPFTLKSDPLRGPIFIPLNTECLATNKQHLFEEFQEETHAQRLHLLQEAIVQRFGFVPCLIESTENGHQYVHMTGNAFILIPSTANTKSRPRSATNIVRRNTGQKGYPIHSEQPSPHEAYITRHVSGKNKDDYAKDKRIGFLWSWNHMVSRKWKSSSTLAGDELFQKKLIQDFRHFCSNGDNRLVQFWESCWEVKEKSCMKTT from the exons ATGAAGCTTTTCAAGTTAATAGTACATCAGAAAACTTTTAGCGAAgaggatttaataattaatcCAAAGGATCACCCTGGTATAAAGACTGGAGATGTTGTTGAAATTTATCACCCAGAAGTTGAATTTAGTCGACTTCTTCTTCAAGTCACGTCCTTCAAGGAGGATTTACAAGGACGTGAAACTATTAGTGTGGAAAACAATGTAGCAACAATGTTCCAATTAAGAACATTTGGAGATGTTTATATGAACGTTGTAAATCCAGATGATGTTGCTTTGGATTCTGTCGAACTTACTTTTAAAGATCAATATTTGGGCCGTAGTGAAATGTGGAGACTCAAAAATAGCTTG GTTAATACTTGTGTATATATgaacaaaaaaattgaattttgtgGAGGCAGTATAAGATGTCAAGTCTATGAAATGTGGTCACAGGGTGACAGAGTTGCTTGTGGTGTTATAACTAATGACACAAAG GTTGTATTTCGTTCTTCGACGAGCATGGTGTACCTTTTTATTCAAATGAGTTCTgaaatgtgggattttgacATTCATGgtgatttatattttgaaaaagctGTCAATGGATTTTTAGCTGACTTGTTTCAAAAATGGAAAAAGAATGGTAGCAATCATGAagtaacaatagttttattCTCAAGAACATTTCATAATGCCACTAGTTTGGATGAATTTCCAAACCATATGCGTGAATGTTTACAACATGACTATAGGGGAAGATTTTATGAAGATTTCTACAGAGTAGTAGTACAAAatgaaagatttgaagattggagTAATGTGTTGGTACAATTACGAAAGCTCTTCACTGattatcaaaaaattgtatTGGAATATCATCAAAAACCAGGTATTACTATACCAAAAGCAGTGAATTCAACAGCTGCACAAGGCAACTTTTTAGAAGTTTTAAATATGTCTTTAAAtg TTTTTGAGAAGCATTATTTAGATCGTAGTTTTGATAGAACTGGTCAATTATCAGTGGTAATTACACCTGGTGTAGGTGTATTTGAAGTTGATAGAGAATTAACAAATGTAACAAAACAAAGAATCATTGATAATGGTGTTGGTAGTGATTTAGTGTGTGTTGGAGAACAGCCATTACATGCAGTTCCTTTATTAAAG TTTCATAACAAAGATACATCTATAAATGCACCTGATGATTATAGTATGCCACATTGGATAAATCTTAGTTTTTATTCAACAAACAAAAAGATTCCTTATTCAACGTTTATACCTCGTATAAAACTTCCTCAGAGAGTATCCAAACAACCAgtagaaaatggaaaattacaatgtaaaaataaactTTTACAAGAAGATCCAAGAGAATGCTTACATAATACCTTGTTTGATTATGATGCATATGATGCACAAGTTTTTCAGCTACCTTCAGTCCACACCTCAAg tagtTTGCAACGGGTTACAACAAGAACCAAAAAGACGAGTGTTGCAAGTATGGAGACATACAATACTGCACACATATTAAAACTAAAAAGAAAGATGTCAGATCCTGACATTCATCATCCACCACCTGAATCACATTCACCTCCAGCTACTACCAGAAGTGCAGCAATTTCTATACCTCATAGAACAGATGATATTGTCACCAGTGAGTCTAATGGAGAAATCAATG AGTCAAGGACGTCAGTGAAAAGCGATTTAACAGATTCTGAAATATCTCCACCATTTAGACCAGTTGTTGGCAGTGCTGGAAGTCCAACAAATGCAATATCACAACCATCAAGTATTAGACCTAGTAGAGCACTTATCAATCCTTTTGATCCATCCCATGTTACAATTAAACTTACTAGTAATAGACGAAGATGGACACATATTTTTCCCAAAG GTCCAACAGGTGTGCTTATACAGCAGCATCATTATCAAGCTGTGCCAACACAAATGTGTTCAGGGTCACATTCTGATGCTACTTCCACTTTAAGTGGATCTCCCATGGAACATAATGATATTTCTAATTCAAATCAGTTTCAAGATC ATACAAAAGGTAAATCCCAGCGGTTAAATCTTTCACTATCAAGTGGCGATAAGAGTGGACATCCAGTGTCTTCTACCGGAAATAAATCATTGACACTATTGTGGGGTGCTACTGGTGAACAAGAATGGACACCAGCACTTACAACAG CAATCATAG GTGTAGATTGGAAGTCCTTGACCATTCCGGCATGTTTGCCAATTACCACAGATTATTTCCCAGATAAAAGGAGTCTCCAAAACGATTATGTTGTATCAGATTATAATCTTCTGCCTGATGATGTTAACACTGATTTTGCACAACAACGGGCTATCTATAAAAAGCCTTTAACAACTGCAGAAGTATTTAAAGAGCTTGTCTCACAACGATTAGCACAG GGTTTTCAATTAATTATCCTGCCACAAAATAATAGAAATCAAAGCAATACACCAGGTAGCAATGCTATTCCAGCAATAAGTTCTGTCATGCGTGGCAGGCAAACAGAATCAGAACCTAAAGAAGAATATCTATTAAGCATTGGTaggatatttcataaaatatcttTGTTTGATAACTGTATAACAGTTACTAGATATCGACCAag ACATCCTTATCCtccatttaatattcattaccTGTATCGATTTCATGCACCACATCATGACACATATGAAGTTTCTTGGGTGTCTTTTACAAcagaaaagcttgaaaattataattggaaTTATTTAGATCATTATATTTGCACTAGAGGTCATACTGATTTTGCTTTGGTAGAG GCACTTAAATATTGGAGATTTCGAGTTTTTCTACTACCCTTACACAATTCAGCAACTCGAAAGTTTTTAGAGGGATCAACAAGATGTGACATATACACACCTCTCACTACTTCCGAACAAGTTTCCTTCATGGACGGGTTTCTACGATTTATCGAATTGTGGCCGAATAAAATACGACGTCCGAATCCGAGCAAAAATTGG AATCCTTCGACTCTAGGTGGTGTACCACAGAGAGATCCCGCCTCTCACTTGACCAGACGCAGGCACAGCACGAGCCTGATTTTCCTCACTAACCAG GAGAGGCATGTAGTGAATACCGCTGCGACTGCCCGCACGTGCCTCGACACTCCTCGTCACGTGCCAAACAG GTCAGGTTCTAAAGTGATGGACAGAGGTAGGGTCTCACCAGCTAGTGAAGCTGTGTTACCACTCGCACTTGAGCAGCAACAAGATCATTTTGATTCTAACGAAGACAA TGCAAATATGGAActgacaaaattgaaaaacactGCACCAAATAATGAGATTCTAGAGGCTATGAAACATCCACAGACTGGTGTAGGGTTCCTTACACACCATCCATCTCTACCAAGTCAGACATTTGTCAGTGCAGATGCTGTGCAATGGTTAAATAATCATATAGAGGGCGGAGTAACTGTAGAAGGTGCTATTAACATCATGAAT GGTATGATACAAGACAAATTAATATGCCATGCATCAGGTGATTTTTCCAAACCgtttattttaggattttatttatatcacaTAGTGCAAGATAAAGAGAACCAAAGAG GAGATTACTTTTCGCCTCTGGGCGATTTACAAAGCTTTGAGAATGAATGGGTGGAAGTCGAAATCAAGGCACCAAAAGGGTGGTGTGAGCCTACTTCATCAGGAACGTTTTCGTCGGTGTCTTCGCCTATGACTATACCTAGCTGTGACACTATTGACGAATCAAATGTACCATCATTTCTTAAGGATGATCTAGACTTAATAAATTGTGAGGATGACAGGGACTGGCAAG ctccatcatataagcatactcaTTTAGACATCGACATAAATAATAGAAGCGACAGAATTGAGTGGGGTCATTTAAGGTACCAATCTATATACAAAGTGGATCATTCATATGAACTTGTAGTGCAATGGGTAGCATCCTCTGGTAGCATAGTTGCTGATCTC atATTCGTATGGCAACGCAAAGCTCAAATGTGTGGAATTCAAATGGTACCCATTCCCAGCGACCTATTAGCACTACCGTTCACTTTGAAGAGCGATCCTCTAAGAGGACCTATTTTTATACCATTAAACACGGAATGTCTGGCTACGAACAAACAGCATCTTTTTGAAG AATTCCAAGAAGAAACTCACGCACAAAGACTTCACCTACTTCAAGAAGCAATCGTACAACGATTTGGATTTGTTCCTTGTTTAATAGAAAGTACAGAGAACGGTCATCAGTACGTTCACATGACTGGCAATGCATTTATACTCATTCCTTCTACTGCTAACACAAAATCACGTCCACGAAGTGCTACCAATATTGTAAGACGGAATACAGGACAGAAGGGATATCCAATTCATTCTGAACAGCCTAGTCCTCATGAAGCTTATATTACTAGGCATGTTAGCGGAAAAAATAAAGATGATTACGCTAAAGATAAAAGG ATTGGATTTCTTTGGTCATGGAATCATATGGTCAGTCGGAAATGGAAATCATCATCGACCTTGGCTGGTGATGAATTATTTCAGAAAAAACTTATTCAAGATTTTAGACACTTCTGCTCGAACGGGGATAATAGATTGGTACAATTTTGGGAATCTTGTTGGGAAGTAAAAGAAAAATCATGCATGAAAACAACATAA
- the Iml1 gene encoding GATOR complex protein Iml1 isoform X6: MKLFKLIVHQKTFSEEDLIINPKDHPGIKTGDVVEIYHPEVEFSRLLLQVTSFKEDLQGRETISVENNVATMFQLRTFGDVYMNVVNPDDVALDSVELTFKDQYLGRSEMWRLKNSLVNTCVYMNKKIEFCGGSIRCQVYEMWSQGDRVACGVITNDTKVVFRSSTSMVYLFIQMSSEMWDFDIHGDLYFEKAVNGFLADLFQKWKKNGSNHEVTIVLFSRTFHNATSLDEFPNHMRECLQHDYRGRFYEDFYRVVVQNERFEDWSNVLVQLRKLFTDYQKIVLEYHQKPGITIPKAVNSTAAQGNFLEVLNMSLNVFEKHYLDRSFDRTGQLSVVITPGVGVFEVDRELTNVTKQRIIDNGVGSDLVCVGEQPLHAVPLLKFHNKDTSINAPDDYSMPHWINLSFYSTNKKIPYSTFIPRIKLPQRVSKQPVENGKLQCKNKLLQEDPRECLHNTLFDYDAYDAQVFQLPSVHTSSSLQRVTTRTKKTSVASMETYNTAHILKLKRKMSDPDIHHPPPESHSPPATTRSAAISIPHRTDDIVTSESNGEINESRTSVKSDLTDSEISPPFRPVVGSAGSPTNAISQPSSIRPSRALINPFDPSHVTIKLTSNRRRWTHIFPKGPTGVLIQQHHYQAVPTQMCSGSHSDATSTLSGSPMEHNDISNSNQFQDHTKGKSQRLNLSLSSGDKSGHPVSSTGNKSLTLLWGATGEQEWTPALTTGVDWKSLTIPACLPITTDYFPDKRSLQNDYVVSDYNLLPDDVNTDFAQQRAIYKKPLTTAEVFKELVSQRLAQGFQLIILPQNNRNQSNTPGSNAIPAISSVMRGRQTESEPKEEYLLSIGRIFHKISLFDNCITVTRYRPRHPYPPFNIHYLYRFHAPHHDTYEVSWVSFTTEKLENYNWNYLDHYICTRGHTDFALVEALKYWRFRVFLLPLHNSATRKFLEGSTRCDIYTPLTTSEQVSFMDGFLRFIELWPNKIRRPNPSKNWTSLVGNSPFRERLGSNRLPEKPRPRSGSKVMDRGRVSPASEAVLPLALEQQQDHFDSNEDNANMELTKLKNTAPNNEILEAMKHPQTGVGFLTHHPSLPSQTFVSADAVQWLNNHIEGGVTVEGAINIMNGMIQDKLICHASGDFSKPFILGFYLYHIVQDKENQRGDYFSPLGDLQSFENEWVEVEIKAPKGWCEPTSSGTFSSVSSPMTIPSCDTIDESNVPSFLKDDLDLINCEDDRDWQAPSYKHTHLDIDINNRSDRIEWGHLRYQSIYKVDHSYELVVQWVASSGSIVADLIFVWQRKAQMCGIQMVPIPSDLLALPFTLKSDPLRGPIFIPLNTECLATNKQHLFEEFQEETHAQRLHLLQEAIVQRFGFVPCLIESTENGHQYVHMTGNAFILIPSTANTKSRPRSATNIVRRNTGQKGYPIHSEQPSPHEAYITRHVSGKNKDDYAKDKRIGFLWSWNHMVSRKWKSSSTLAGDELFQKKLIQDFRHFCSNGDNRLVQFWESCWEVKEKSCMKTT, from the exons ATGAAGCTTTTCAAGTTAATAGTACATCAGAAAACTTTTAGCGAAgaggatttaataattaatcCAAAGGATCACCCTGGTATAAAGACTGGAGATGTTGTTGAAATTTATCACCCAGAAGTTGAATTTAGTCGACTTCTTCTTCAAGTCACGTCCTTCAAGGAGGATTTACAAGGACGTGAAACTATTAGTGTGGAAAACAATGTAGCAACAATGTTCCAATTAAGAACATTTGGAGATGTTTATATGAACGTTGTAAATCCAGATGATGTTGCTTTGGATTCTGTCGAACTTACTTTTAAAGATCAATATTTGGGCCGTAGTGAAATGTGGAGACTCAAAAATAGCTTG GTTAATACTTGTGTATATATgaacaaaaaaattgaattttgtgGAGGCAGTATAAGATGTCAAGTCTATGAAATGTGGTCACAGGGTGACAGAGTTGCTTGTGGTGTTATAACTAATGACACAAAG GTTGTATTTCGTTCTTCGACGAGCATGGTGTACCTTTTTATTCAAATGAGTTCTgaaatgtgggattttgacATTCATGgtgatttatattttgaaaaagctGTCAATGGATTTTTAGCTGACTTGTTTCAAAAATGGAAAAAGAATGGTAGCAATCATGAagtaacaatagttttattCTCAAGAACATTTCATAATGCCACTAGTTTGGATGAATTTCCAAACCATATGCGTGAATGTTTACAACATGACTATAGGGGAAGATTTTATGAAGATTTCTACAGAGTAGTAGTACAAAatgaaagatttgaagattggagTAATGTGTTGGTACAATTACGAAAGCTCTTCACTGattatcaaaaaattgtatTGGAATATCATCAAAAACCAGGTATTACTATACCAAAAGCAGTGAATTCAACAGCTGCACAAGGCAACTTTTTAGAAGTTTTAAATATGTCTTTAAAtg TTTTTGAGAAGCATTATTTAGATCGTAGTTTTGATAGAACTGGTCAATTATCAGTGGTAATTACACCTGGTGTAGGTGTATTTGAAGTTGATAGAGAATTAACAAATGTAACAAAACAAAGAATCATTGATAATGGTGTTGGTAGTGATTTAGTGTGTGTTGGAGAACAGCCATTACATGCAGTTCCTTTATTAAAG TTTCATAACAAAGATACATCTATAAATGCACCTGATGATTATAGTATGCCACATTGGATAAATCTTAGTTTTTATTCAACAAACAAAAAGATTCCTTATTCAACGTTTATACCTCGTATAAAACTTCCTCAGAGAGTATCCAAACAACCAgtagaaaatggaaaattacaatgtaaaaataaactTTTACAAGAAGATCCAAGAGAATGCTTACATAATACCTTGTTTGATTATGATGCATATGATGCACAAGTTTTTCAGCTACCTTCAGTCCACACCTCAAg tagtTTGCAACGGGTTACAACAAGAACCAAAAAGACGAGTGTTGCAAGTATGGAGACATACAATACTGCACACATATTAAAACTAAAAAGAAAGATGTCAGATCCTGACATTCATCATCCACCACCTGAATCACATTCACCTCCAGCTACTACCAGAAGTGCAGCAATTTCTATACCTCATAGAACAGATGATATTGTCACCAGTGAGTCTAATGGAGAAATCAATG AGTCAAGGACGTCAGTGAAAAGCGATTTAACAGATTCTGAAATATCTCCACCATTTAGACCAGTTGTTGGCAGTGCTGGAAGTCCAACAAATGCAATATCACAACCATCAAGTATTAGACCTAGTAGAGCACTTATCAATCCTTTTGATCCATCCCATGTTACAATTAAACTTACTAGTAATAGACGAAGATGGACACATATTTTTCCCAAAG GTCCAACAGGTGTGCTTATACAGCAGCATCATTATCAAGCTGTGCCAACACAAATGTGTTCAGGGTCACATTCTGATGCTACTTCCACTTTAAGTGGATCTCCCATGGAACATAATGATATTTCTAATTCAAATCAGTTTCAAGATC ATACAAAAGGTAAATCCCAGCGGTTAAATCTTTCACTATCAAGTGGCGATAAGAGTGGACATCCAGTGTCTTCTACCGGAAATAAATCATTGACACTATTGTGGGGTGCTACTGGTGAACAAGAATGGACACCAGCACTTACAACAG GTGTAGATTGGAAGTCCTTGACCATTCCGGCATGTTTGCCAATTACCACAGATTATTTCCCAGATAAAAGGAGTCTCCAAAACGATTATGTTGTATCAGATTATAATCTTCTGCCTGATGATGTTAACACTGATTTTGCACAACAACGGGCTATCTATAAAAAGCCTTTAACAACTGCAGAAGTATTTAAAGAGCTTGTCTCACAACGATTAGCACAG GGTTTTCAATTAATTATCCTGCCACAAAATAATAGAAATCAAAGCAATACACCAGGTAGCAATGCTATTCCAGCAATAAGTTCTGTCATGCGTGGCAGGCAAACAGAATCAGAACCTAAAGAAGAATATCTATTAAGCATTGGTaggatatttcataaaatatcttTGTTTGATAACTGTATAACAGTTACTAGATATCGACCAag ACATCCTTATCCtccatttaatattcattaccTGTATCGATTTCATGCACCACATCATGACACATATGAAGTTTCTTGGGTGTCTTTTACAAcagaaaagcttgaaaattataattggaaTTATTTAGATCATTATATTTGCACTAGAGGTCATACTGATTTTGCTTTGGTAGAG GCACTTAAATATTGGAGATTTCGAGTTTTTCTACTACCCTTACACAATTCAGCAACTCGAAAGTTTTTAGAGGGATCAACAAGATGTGACATATACACACCTCTCACTACTTCCGAACAAGTTTCCTTCATGGACGGGTTTCTACGATTTATCGAATTGTGGCCGAATAAAATACGACGTCCGAATCCGAGCAAAAATTGG ACCAGTCTAGTTGGCAATTCTCCCTTCAGGGAGCGACTTGGAAGCAATCGCCTACCAGAGAAACCCAGACCAAG GTCAGGTTCTAAAGTGATGGACAGAGGTAGGGTCTCACCAGCTAGTGAAGCTGTGTTACCACTCGCACTTGAGCAGCAACAAGATCATTTTGATTCTAACGAAGACAA TGCAAATATGGAActgacaaaattgaaaaacactGCACCAAATAATGAGATTCTAGAGGCTATGAAACATCCACAGACTGGTGTAGGGTTCCTTACACACCATCCATCTCTACCAAGTCAGACATTTGTCAGTGCAGATGCTGTGCAATGGTTAAATAATCATATAGAGGGCGGAGTAACTGTAGAAGGTGCTATTAACATCATGAAT GGTATGATACAAGACAAATTAATATGCCATGCATCAGGTGATTTTTCCAAACCgtttattttaggattttatttatatcacaTAGTGCAAGATAAAGAGAACCAAAGAG GAGATTACTTTTCGCCTCTGGGCGATTTACAAAGCTTTGAGAATGAATGGGTGGAAGTCGAAATCAAGGCACCAAAAGGGTGGTGTGAGCCTACTTCATCAGGAACGTTTTCGTCGGTGTCTTCGCCTATGACTATACCTAGCTGTGACACTATTGACGAATCAAATGTACCATCATTTCTTAAGGATGATCTAGACTTAATAAATTGTGAGGATGACAGGGACTGGCAAG ctccatcatataagcatactcaTTTAGACATCGACATAAATAATAGAAGCGACAGAATTGAGTGGGGTCATTTAAGGTACCAATCTATATACAAAGTGGATCATTCATATGAACTTGTAGTGCAATGGGTAGCATCCTCTGGTAGCATAGTTGCTGATCTC atATTCGTATGGCAACGCAAAGCTCAAATGTGTGGAATTCAAATGGTACCCATTCCCAGCGACCTATTAGCACTACCGTTCACTTTGAAGAGCGATCCTCTAAGAGGACCTATTTTTATACCATTAAACACGGAATGTCTGGCTACGAACAAACAGCATCTTTTTGAAG AATTCCAAGAAGAAACTCACGCACAAAGACTTCACCTACTTCAAGAAGCAATCGTACAACGATTTGGATTTGTTCCTTGTTTAATAGAAAGTACAGAGAACGGTCATCAGTACGTTCACATGACTGGCAATGCATTTATACTCATTCCTTCTACTGCTAACACAAAATCACGTCCACGAAGTGCTACCAATATTGTAAGACGGAATACAGGACAGAAGGGATATCCAATTCATTCTGAACAGCCTAGTCCTCATGAAGCTTATATTACTAGGCATGTTAGCGGAAAAAATAAAGATGATTACGCTAAAGATAAAAGG ATTGGATTTCTTTGGTCATGGAATCATATGGTCAGTCGGAAATGGAAATCATCATCGACCTTGGCTGGTGATGAATTATTTCAGAAAAAACTTATTCAAGATTTTAGACACTTCTGCTCGAACGGGGATAATAGATTGGTACAATTTTGGGAATCTTGTTGGGAAGTAAAAGAAAAATCATGCATGAAAACAACATAA